The sequence CCCAAGATTCAAAAGGTCTGTATCCGTATCATGTTTTGTGTTCACGTTGCCCATCATGTAAAATCCATGGTTTTAACATTACCGATCTGACTGTCAGGACCGATTTTGGTTTCACCCAGGCAATAGGAACACAAGGCTGCCGGCATGGTAAAACGAAGGCGCATGCCGTTTAATGACGCAACGGCAGGCGCTGTTTTAAAATGACCGGCAGTTAGAAGAGCGCCCTGGCCCGTCAACCCATTGACCGGCAGAACCGCAGCCTTTGCATTGGCCTGGCGGACACGAAAGGCAAAGACTTCCCGTTCAGCCTGGGATACAATATCTCCCTTGGTCAGCACCACAAGATCGGCGTTCTTTAACATAGGGCCGATTTTCCTGGGTGTATGCACACCGCTTAAATGATCAATGACACATACGGCCAGAACCCCTTTAATATGAGGGGAACACCGGTTACAAAGCCCTGCACTTTCACTGATCAGCAGGTGAAAGCCTTGGTCTATACCCCATTTTACGCAGGCCTCAATGTTGGCAATAAAGAAATGATCCGGGCACAGCCCTCCGGCCAGCCCTTTTTTCACAGGCAAGCCCGCACACTCATATCTTTTATGATCGTCTCCGGTGAGACAGTCAAACTTGATGATACCAATACGAAGCCCTTGCTCCAAAAGCGCGGCTGCCGTATGCAGGATCAAAGACGTTTTTCCGCTTGACGGCGGTCCTGCTACCGTCACCAACCGGATGGAAGGATCTGATTGTTTCAATATCTGGTTCATAGGAAATCAAGGCACCAGAGGCATGAAAATTTTATCAATCTCAACATTTAAGGTGGGTAGATCGTTCTGCCT comes from uncultured Desulfobacter sp. and encodes:
- a CDS encoding GTP-binding protein encodes the protein MNQILKQSDPSIRLVTVAGPPSSGKTSLILHTAAALLEQGLRIGIIKFDCLTGDDHKRYECAGLPVKKGLAGGLCPDHFFIANIEACVKWGIDQGFHLLISESAGLCNRCSPHIKGVLAVCVIDHLSGVHTPRKIGPMLKNADLVVLTKGDIVSQAEREVFAFRVRQANAKAAVLPVNGLTGQGALLTAGHFKTAPAVASLNGMRLRFTMPAALCSYCLGETKIGPDSQIGNVKTMDFT